The following are from one region of the Thermofilum sp. genome:
- a CDS encoding C/D box methylation guide ribonucleoprotein complex aNOP56 subunit (functions along with aFIB and aL7a; guides 2'-O-methylation of ribose to specific sites in RNAs), giving the protein MSRYYLVPTAFGVILTDERGEVVASTISASSAEKGKAVEYMKKIEAGELAEEDFRLLSEKLSEGDSLVVEDEDLARFLAKTLKVNVSTAPGSGVFKEIRRRMSEIVAKLAGIEVEQYYDRLREASIEVTRSKVKEVAEKRDLFIAQAIRALDDVNKTINLFASRVREWYGLHFPELDELVEDHEDYLKIVSRIGDRRNITPEALRKLGFEDELARKIISAASTGMGADLTDFDLNAIRLVSDVGLQLYSIRRDLEKYIDEAMYEVAPNVRGLVGPLLGARLIALAGGLSKLATLPASTIQVLGAEKALFRALRYGAKPPKHGVIFQHSLIHKSPKWQRGKIARALAAKLAIAARIDAFTGEYRADELREDLEKRVEEIRALYPTPPPKKARAEEKEKMRRRGKRR; this is encoded by the coding sequence ATGAGCAGGTACTATCTTGTGCCTACCGCCTTCGGCGTGATACTTACCGATGAGAGGGGAGAGGTCGTAGCGAGCACGATCTCCGCCTCCTCGGCGGAGAAGGGTAAGGCAGTAGAGTACATGAAGAAGATCGAGGCGGGGGAGCTTGCCGAGGAGGATTTCAGGCTTCTTTCCGAGAAGCTCTCTGAGGGCGACAGCCTCGTTGTTGAGGACGAGGACCTGGCGAGATTTCTGGCAAAGACGCTGAAAGTCAACGTGAGTACCGCTCCGGGTTCAGGCGTATTCAAGGAGATACGCCGTAGGATGTCGGAGATAGTCGCCAAGCTTGCCGGAATCGAGGTCGAACAGTACTACGATAGACTGCGGGAGGCATCCATCGAAGTGACCAGGAGCAAGGTAAAGGAGGTTGCAGAGAAGAGGGATCTCTTCATAGCTCAGGCGATACGCGCCCTCGACGACGTCAACAAAACGATTAACTTGTTCGCTTCGAGAGTTCGGGAATGGTACGGGTTACACTTCCCGGAGTTAGATGAACTCGTGGAAGATCACGAGGATTATCTCAAGATCGTTAGCAGGATTGGCGACCGTAGGAATATAACGCCCGAAGCTCTGAGGAAGCTAGGCTTCGAGGATGAGCTCGCTAGAAAGATTATCTCGGCTGCTTCCACTGGAATGGGGGCGGACCTCACGGACTTCGACCTCAACGCGATAAGGCTCGTTTCAGACGTGGGGTTACAGCTCTACTCCATTAGGCGTGATCTCGAGAAGTATATCGACGAAGCGATGTACGAAGTTGCACCAAACGTGAGAGGGCTCGTCGGCCCGCTTCTGGGAGCACGGCTGATAGCCCTCGCTGGAGGGTTAAGCAAGCTCGCAACGCTGCCTGCAAGCACGATACAGGTTCTGGGCGCGGAGAAAGCGCTCTTCAGAGCCTTAAGGTACGGGGCAAAGCCGCCAAAGCACGGCGTTATATTCCAGCACTCTCTGATCCATAAGTCGCCTAAATGGCAGAGAGGCAAGATAGCCAGGGCGCTGGCCGCGAAGCTAGCAATTGCAGCCCGAATCGACGCGTTCACGGGCGAGTACCGTGCCGACGAGCTGCGCGAAGACCTTGAAAAGCGAGTGGAAGAAATACGCGCACTGTATCCCACACCACCGCCGAAGAAAGCGCGAGCAGAGGAAAAAGAAAAGATGCGCAGAAGAGGTAAAAGGAGGTAG
- a CDS encoding THUMP domain-containing protein gives MTETTLLATTVPGLEFVVAEEASELCRGAKTWYSPLSGRVFLRVEEGCVPHFISYARSVEGVRLIAGEVEGKQALLEQVVSFLRSFEPAGLRFAVNAERLTKNAPFTSLDLAREVGEHIRSELGLEVSLNAPDIPVYVEYEAGIYRFGLDLTFYGGLRDRPYRAFVHPSALNPIIAYAMCRLARPFRLILDPFCGSGTIPLECFHVDGSEALCSDVRFEYMRGAVENSKRVGCYAKLHLAAAEVGYSPLRSRVDAIITNPPFGLREKAVGGLQRAYGMLFKLASKVLADEGRVVIVTARVRTAEQAASRAGFALARRVPISEGGLRSYVLVFSRPEEGNS, from the coding sequence ATGACCGAAACCACCTTGCTTGCTACAACAGTTCCAGGCCTGGAATTCGTAGTAGCTGAAGAGGCTTCAGAGCTTTGCAGGGGCGCGAAGACCTGGTACAGCCCGCTGTCGGGCAGGGTGTTTCTACGAGTGGAGGAAGGCTGCGTACCTCATTTCATCAGCTACGCGAGATCCGTCGAGGGCGTGAGGCTTATCGCAGGCGAAGTGGAGGGCAAGCAGGCTCTCTTAGAACAAGTAGTCAGCTTCCTAAGAAGCTTCGAGCCGGCTGGTCTACGGTTTGCCGTTAACGCGGAGCGCCTGACAAAAAATGCACCTTTCACCTCCTTAGACCTCGCGCGAGAAGTCGGTGAGCACATACGCAGCGAGCTGGGTCTCGAGGTCTCCCTGAACGCACCGGATATTCCCGTATACGTAGAGTACGAGGCAGGGATTTACCGCTTCGGCCTCGACCTGACATTTTACGGAGGTTTGAGAGACAGGCCCTACAGGGCGTTCGTTCATCCCTCAGCACTCAACCCTATAATTGCCTACGCTATGTGCCGGCTCGCAAGGCCCTTCAGGCTGATCCTAGATCCTTTCTGCGGGAGCGGCACGATCCCTCTCGAGTGCTTCCACGTGGACGGCTCGGAGGCTCTCTGCAGCGACGTCCGGTTCGAGTACATGAGAGGAGCTGTTGAGAACTCCAAGCGTGTAGGCTGCTACGCTAAACTGCACTTAGCGGCTGCTGAGGTGGGCTACAGCCCTCTAAGGAGTCGCGTCGATGCAATAATCACAAACCCTCCCTTTGGTCTCAGAGAGAAGGCTGTTGGCGGGCTTCAGCGTGCCTACGGGATGCTTTTCAAGCTGGCGTCCAAGGTCCTGGCCGATGAGGGAAGAGTGGTGATCGTAACGGCCAGGGTTAGAACGGCGGAGCAGGCTGCTAGTAGAGCCGGTTTCGCCCTGGCGAGAAGAGTGCCGATAAGCGAGGGAGGGCTGCGGAGCTACGTGCTCGTCTTCTCTAGGCCGGAGGAGGGTAACTCGTAG
- a CDS encoding phosphoribosyltransferase, whose product MSAELLVLGWSKFLEDSAFLAGQIRKSGYRPDLLVAIARGGWIVGRLLSDLLNIQEVSSLMIKSYKGIGVRSAESSVWYQDLPDLRGRRVLIVDDIADTGLTLKTAVELVRGAGAEDVRTATLYMKSRSSFKPDYFVRVIDRWVVFPYEYCEVASELLSNGYRLDELIEMGFEKKLLNLLCKVGVMGVGY is encoded by the coding sequence ATGAGTGCTGAGCTGCTGGTGCTAGGCTGGAGCAAGTTCTTGGAAGATTCCGCTTTCCTAGCTGGGCAGATAAGGAAGTCAGGGTACCGGCCAGATCTGCTGGTGGCTATTGCCAGAGGAGGCTGGATCGTCGGGAGGCTGCTCTCCGACCTCTTAAACATACAGGAAGTTTCGAGCCTGATGATAAAGTCTTACAAAGGCATCGGTGTTAGGTCGGCGGAGAGCAGCGTGTGGTACCAGGATCTTCCAGACCTGCGGGGCCGCCGTGTTCTCATAGTCGACGATATAGCCGACACAGGGTTGACTCTTAAGACCGCGGTGGAGCTCGTAAGAGGGGCAGGAGCTGAGGATGTCAGAACAGCTACCCTGTATATGAAGAGCAGGTCTAGCTTCAAGCCCGACTACTTCGTTCGCGTTATCGACAGGTGGGTGGTCTTCCCCTATGAGTACTGCGAAGTGGCCAGCGAACTGTTAAGTAATGGGTATAGGCTCGACGAGCTGATAGAGATGGGGTTCGAGAAAAAGCTGCTGAACTTGCTGTGTAAGGTAGGTGTGATGGGTGTAGGCTATTGA
- a CDS encoding 16S rRNA methyltransferase, with translation MRLLGGETYLKKLLLVLAEAGIELVPKEIRSHPAILKAARARGKEPGETLLDISLHYAAARSLRDWRKRGRPDIAHVCMLVALSSMLNLAGKLELVVHTYNDLVILVDPTTRIPRNYPRFVGLMEQLLLNGRVPPRAEKPLLWLFEGSLEDYLRSWQPDVVILLREGGERISPRRLAGIITSHERPAVIIGAFQHGDFSERVLKLSKLHYSIAEETLDAWYVVARIVSSVEDEVRLYESFDAG, from the coding sequence GTGAGGCTACTCGGGGGAGAGACCTACTTGAAAAAACTGCTACTGGTGCTCGCCGAGGCAGGAATCGAACTGGTCCCGAAGGAGATTAGAAGCCACCCCGCTATCCTGAAAGCGGCGAGAGCTCGTGGCAAAGAACCCGGTGAAACTCTTCTCGATATCTCTCTGCATTATGCCGCCGCTAGAAGTCTGCGGGACTGGAGGAAGAGAGGGCGCCCTGACATTGCCCACGTGTGCATGCTCGTCGCGCTGAGCTCTATGCTCAACCTCGCCGGTAAGTTGGAGCTGGTCGTGCATACTTACAATGACCTAGTAATCCTCGTCGATCCCACCACCAGAATCCCGAGAAACTACCCTCGCTTTGTCGGCCTGATGGAGCAGCTGCTCCTCAATGGTCGCGTGCCACCTCGTGCGGAGAAGCCTCTGCTCTGGCTCTTCGAAGGATCGCTGGAAGATTACCTGAGGTCCTGGCAGCCAGACGTGGTCATCCTGCTACGTGAAGGCGGAGAAAGGATTAGCCCTAGGCGCCTGGCCGGGATAATAACCTCTCACGAGAGACCTGCCGTGATCATTGGCGCTTTTCAGCATGGCGACTTCTCCGAGAGAGTTTTGAAGCTTTCGAAACTTCACTACTCCATTGCTGAGGAGACTCTCGACGCCTGGTATGTAGTCGCGAGGATTGTAAGTTCTGTTGAGGATGAGGTGAGACTCTATGAGAGTTTTGATGCTGGATGA
- the prs gene encoding ribose-phosphate diphosphokinase, protein MTVLLSGLWCTELGRRASETAGIPHAALLVRKFPDGELYVRIPVDVSGQDVVILTCAGRRPNDGLIEALLAASTAKRLGAREVVLAMPYLPYARQDSEFQRGEAISLTVVSRQLEAAGIDSLITVDLHLHRVGDPSAVFNVSVHNVSVMPDIARYLLEVHRCGDCAVVAPDEEAEQWARRVAEVLGTSYHVLRKERLGDDKVSVTATAIKAERAVIVDDIISTGSTIAEAASLLRSSGVSKVIAACAHAILAEGAEARMLHAGVSEVIASDTIPNPFAKVTAARALAEGIRRALSGA, encoded by the coding sequence ATGACAGTACTGCTCTCAGGGCTCTGGTGCACAGAGCTGGGACGGAGAGCTTCGGAAACAGCGGGTATTCCGCATGCCGCTCTCTTGGTGCGGAAGTTCCCTGATGGCGAACTTTACGTCAGGATACCTGTCGACGTCAGCGGTCAGGACGTAGTTATTCTCACGTGCGCCGGCCGGAGACCCAACGATGGCCTCATCGAAGCCCTTCTGGCTGCGAGCACCGCGAAGAGGCTGGGCGCTAGAGAGGTTGTGCTGGCGATGCCGTACTTACCGTACGCGAGACAGGACTCGGAGTTTCAGAGAGGAGAAGCAATCAGCTTAACGGTCGTGTCGAGGCAGCTAGAGGCAGCGGGAATAGATTCGCTGATAACCGTGGACCTTCACCTTCATAGGGTCGGGGACCCTTCAGCGGTCTTTAACGTAAGTGTGCACAACGTCTCCGTAATGCCGGACATCGCCAGGTACCTTCTTGAAGTTCATCGATGCGGGGACTGTGCAGTGGTTGCACCGGACGAGGAAGCTGAGCAATGGGCACGCCGCGTGGCAGAGGTTCTCGGTACTAGTTACCATGTCCTTAGAAAAGAGAGGCTGGGTGACGATAAGGTCAGCGTAACTGCTACTGCGATTAAAGCCGAGAGAGCAGTTATTGTGGACGATATTATAAGCACCGGTTCCACCATAGCTGAAGCAGCTTCACTGCTACGGAGCAGCGGAGTTAGTAAAGTAATCGCTGCTTGCGCTCACGCGATACTCGCTGAGGGAGCTGAAGCCCGCATGCTTCACGCTGGCGTAAGCGAAGTGATAGCTTCGGATACGATTCCCAACCCCTTCGCGAAAGTCACGGCGGCGAGAGCCTTAGCGGAGGGCATCAGGCGCGCTCTCAGCGGCGCCTAA
- a CDS encoding Gar1/Naf1 family protein, protein MRVLGRVRLYSKRGNLVVEAREVPAIGDKIYDDRLMLIGYVYDVIGPVKSPLVLVKVDTSRWKPEALVGKLLYWQGSQPREKQAPRSRSRSTKRGS, encoded by the coding sequence ATGCGTGTGCTCGGGCGTGTTAGGCTTTACAGCAAGAGAGGTAACCTGGTAGTCGAGGCCCGTGAAGTGCCAGCTATCGGCGATAAAATTTACGATGACCGGTTAATGCTTATAGGCTACGTTTACGACGTCATAGGGCCCGTGAAGAGCCCACTCGTTCTCGTTAAAGTGGATACCAGCAGGTGGAAGCCTGAAGCTTTGGTCGGTAAGCTTCTCTACTGGCAAGGCTCGCAGCCTCGCGAGAAGCAGGCACCTCGTTCTAGAAGCCGTTCAACCAAGCGGGGAAGTTAA
- a CDS encoding helix-turn-helix domain-containing protein — protein MVLDVLHALASPIRVNVLKALSRGGKKLSAIAQEVGASPEQLAYHLKQLREAGLVTQADDLYLLSPRGHKALRLILELEIDFLAEENELLVVNSLGTLKPLKVYLDQLAAESCPLKEPGARSKRVKVVAKTLEDLSQHGTLIPAQLAAIVLSANALKEGCSPAGERAVKHASGMELEASAGAIQLLSECGLLDFASLRLVNLFTSPDSGVLATYVPSLGSSFLREIVGSSLPLREVVVRVTEDSSREMLEALLALSRYLFVSLILDTEAFPEISREEGFRTQTLRSLLLAVRLRSSADLEGDSAQYIARALNGGTAVLFSFQDLIPSSQMLTWSIKEDVQVHLGACTVSIYQVVRRAERLGKNPLELLEKVISKVGGLFLRLKKIASASLAYLAESLPEKPIFRAQVSLVDVEEGFLGRGLPAGASKPDVYAYQLAEWARELVELSSKKIKQVVDELSVDITFYAPPEAVNPEFFGVGDRTLDPLSPFRGGRRFEELLSLESLASLRIGSTLSVLEVKADSISAVQLRRMAELLENSGVKLFTVTATGLKYCRTCGNIFGKAALRCPRCQSVRVEPLVRRALLYVPESTVV, from the coding sequence GTGGTGCTCGACGTGCTTCACGCTCTAGCAAGCCCCATCCGCGTAAACGTGCTTAAAGCGCTGAGCAGGGGGGGCAAGAAGTTATCAGCTATAGCACAAGAGGTAGGAGCCAGTCCCGAGCAGCTTGCATATCACTTAAAGCAGTTAAGGGAAGCCGGCCTCGTCACGCAGGCAGATGACCTGTATCTGCTCTCTCCTAGGGGTCACAAAGCGCTGAGATTAATACTCGAGCTCGAGATCGATTTTCTAGCAGAGGAGAACGAATTGCTGGTTGTCAACAGCCTAGGCACTCTTAAACCCTTGAAAGTTTACCTCGATCAATTAGCGGCAGAATCCTGCCCCCTGAAGGAACCTGGGGCAAGGTCTAAGAGAGTTAAAGTCGTAGCAAAAACTCTCGAAGACCTTTCTCAGCATGGAACTCTCATACCGGCACAGCTAGCTGCTATCGTCTTAAGCGCCAACGCTCTGAAGGAAGGGTGTTCACCGGCTGGAGAAAGAGCGGTAAAGCATGCTTCAGGCATGGAGCTAGAGGCATCGGCAGGTGCAATTCAACTGCTCAGCGAGTGCGGTCTCCTAGATTTTGCTTCCCTCAGGCTGGTAAACTTATTCACATCGCCGGATTCAGGCGTCTTAGCCACGTACGTGCCCTCGCTCGGCAGCAGTTTCCTCCGGGAAATTGTAGGGAGCTCTCTCCCCCTCCGGGAGGTTGTAGTGAGGGTTACCGAGGATTCATCAAGAGAGATGTTGGAGGCCTTGCTGGCGCTTTCCCGCTACCTTTTCGTATCGCTTATTCTAGACACTGAAGCATTTCCCGAAATATCCCGAGAGGAGGGTTTTAGGACGCAAACGCTCAGAAGCCTCTTGCTCGCTGTTCGCCTTCGAAGTTCCGCTGATCTAGAGGGTGATAGTGCACAGTACATAGCTCGGGCGCTAAATGGGGGTACGGCTGTTCTTTTCAGCTTCCAGGATCTCATCCCGTCTTCGCAGATGTTAACTTGGAGCATTAAAGAAGACGTCCAGGTGCACTTAGGAGCGTGCACGGTATCTATCTACCAGGTAGTTCGCAGGGCTGAAAGGCTTGGGAAAAACCCTTTGGAGCTTCTCGAGAAAGTAATCTCCAAAGTTGGGGGCCTATTCCTGAGATTGAAGAAGATAGCCAGCGCATCGCTGGCCTACTTAGCGGAATCGCTCCCTGAAAAACCGATTTTTCGCGCGCAAGTGTCGCTTGTAGATGTGGAGGAAGGCTTCCTAGGCAGGGGGCTTCCTGCGGGCGCTTCAAAGCCCGACGTATACGCCTATCAACTGGCGGAGTGGGCTCGGGAGCTTGTCGAGCTGTCGAGCAAGAAGATAAAGCAGGTCGTTGACGAGCTAAGCGTCGACATTACTTTTTATGCACCACCTGAAGCTGTAAACCCCGAGTTCTTTGGGGTGGGGGATAGAACCCTAGACCCTCTATCTCCGTTTAGGGGAGGCCGGCGCTTTGAAGAACTGCTATCTCTCGAGAGTCTCGCCAGCCTAAGGATCGGCAGCACTCTAAGCGTTCTAGAGGTGAAAGCAGACTCTATCAGTGCGGTGCAGCTGCGGCGTATGGCCGAGCTCCTCGAGAACAGCGGTGTAAAGCTATTTACAGTGACTGCTACCGGCCTTAAGTACTGCAGAACCTGCGGCAACATTTTCGGGAAAGCTGCACTGCGCTGCCCGCGCTGCCAATCGGTTCGAGTGGAACCCTTGGTCCGCAGAGCGCTGCTATACGTTCCTGAATCTACAGTGGTGTGA
- a CDS encoding HIT domain-containing protein, translating to MDVLFAPWRMKYINYAKIEKPQKCFICEAAESSDLKSNLVVYRSESVIVLMNKFPYNTGHLLIAPVRHVADLGELRDDELCELARTLRMAVSWLKRALSPDGFNVGINLGKVAGAGLESHIHIHLVPRWSGDTNFMPVVADTKVIPEALEDTYEKIISAKNSSSA from the coding sequence ATGGACGTGCTTTTCGCGCCTTGGAGGATGAAGTACATTAACTACGCTAAGATCGAGAAGCCACAAAAGTGCTTCATCTGCGAAGCGGCGGAGAGCAGTGATCTGAAATCCAACCTGGTTGTGTACCGCAGCGAGTCAGTTATAGTTCTTATGAACAAGTTCCCCTACAACACCGGTCACCTGCTAATCGCGCCTGTAAGGCACGTCGCCGACTTGGGAGAGCTTAGAGACGATGAGTTATGCGAGCTTGCAAGAACTCTGAGGATGGCGGTCTCGTGGCTGAAAAGAGCATTGTCGCCTGACGGTTTCAATGTGGGGATAAATCTCGGGAAGGTGGCAGGAGCTGGTCTCGAATCGCACATTCACATACACCTGGTTCCGAGGTGGAGCGGGGACACCAACTTCATGCCCGTAGTCGCCGATACTAAGGTTATACCCGAAGCTTTGGAAGACACGTATGAGAAGATAATCTCAGCAAAAAATAGCAGTAGTGCCTAG
- a CDS encoding 30S ribosomal protein S26e, whose protein sequence is MPKKRKSRGRHKGGKGKEDIVQCDECGALLPRSKAVKMTKPVTPLDPQLAKELRDKGAVIPQYTVTKYLCLRCAIHRGIIKIRPEDERKKVKMRFEFF, encoded by the coding sequence ATGCCTAAGAAGAGGAAGAGCAGGGGTAGGCATAAAGGAGGAAAAGGCAAGGAGGATATCGTGCAGTGCGACGAGTGTGGAGCTCTGCTCCCCAGATCAAAGGCAGTGAAGATGACGAAGCCCGTCACACCTCTCGACCCTCAGCTCGCTAAAGAGCTGCGCGATAAGGGGGCTGTGATACCACAGTACACAGTCACGAAGTACCTCTGTTTAAGGTGCGCGATTCACAGAGGAATAATCAAGATAAGACCAGAGGACGAGCGGAAAAAGGTAAAGATGCGCTTCGAGTTCTTCTGA
- a CDS encoding translation initiation factor IF-2 subunit gamma, with protein sequence MGPDAQSLLKQPLVNVGTAGHVDHGKTTLVESLTGIWASRHSEELKRGITLKVGYADAIVYKCPQCPPPQAYYTHATAPRDLKCRYCGSQLQPVRKISFVDVPGHEMLMAVMLSGAALMDGALLVIDATKKCPQPQTLEHFMALEIVGVRNVIVVQNKIDVVSKERALESYKEIKEFLEGTWAENAPVIPVSSMHRTNIDALVWAIEKYIPTPRRDHSLDPRMLVVRSFDVNKPGTLARDLVGGVLGGTVVQGMFRIGDEVEILPGAKVKQDGQDRYEPLYAEITSLMSGSEQLEVAYPGGLIAVGTNLDPSLTKADGLIGNVVGKPGRLPEPLQEITLEYKLMERVVGVEKVGPVEPLRAGEALMINVGTALSLGLVSSVKGDVVHLKLRIPVVAEKGQRVAISRQYGGRWRLIGYGFVQ encoded by the coding sequence ATGGGGCCTGATGCGCAGTCGCTTTTGAAGCAGCCGCTCGTGAATGTAGGCACAGCTGGTCACGTTGATCACGGTAAAACAACCCTTGTTGAATCTCTGACGGGAATCTGGGCTTCGAGGCACTCAGAGGAGCTGAAGAGAGGTATCACGCTGAAGGTGGGCTATGCAGATGCAATCGTCTACAAGTGCCCCCAGTGCCCTCCCCCGCAAGCCTACTACACTCACGCGACAGCTCCCAGAGACCTGAAGTGCAGGTACTGCGGGTCCCAGCTGCAGCCGGTGAGGAAGATCTCCTTCGTCGATGTACCGGGGCACGAGATGCTCATGGCTGTCATGCTGTCGGGCGCCGCGCTGATGGATGGCGCCCTGCTAGTCATCGATGCAACGAAGAAGTGCCCGCAGCCTCAAACCCTGGAGCACTTTATGGCGTTGGAGATAGTTGGTGTTAGGAACGTTATCGTGGTTCAAAACAAGATCGATGTAGTGAGCAAGGAAAGGGCTCTCGAGAGCTACAAGGAGATTAAAGAATTCCTGGAGGGGACTTGGGCTGAGAACGCTCCTGTAATCCCAGTGTCTTCTATGCACAGGACTAATATTGATGCGCTGGTGTGGGCTATCGAGAAGTACATCCCAACCCCTCGGAGGGACCACTCCCTGGATCCCAGAATGCTTGTCGTCAGGTCCTTCGACGTGAATAAGCCGGGCACCCTGGCCAGAGATCTCGTGGGCGGTGTTCTCGGAGGTACGGTCGTGCAGGGGATGTTCCGGATCGGTGATGAAGTAGAGATACTGCCGGGCGCCAAAGTAAAGCAGGACGGGCAGGACCGCTACGAGCCTCTCTACGCAGAGATAACCTCCCTTATGTCCGGAAGCGAGCAGTTAGAAGTAGCTTACCCAGGGGGTTTGATAGCCGTAGGTACAAACTTAGACCCCAGCTTGACGAAAGCGGATGGGCTCATCGGGAACGTTGTTGGAAAACCTGGGAGGCTTCCAGAACCGCTGCAGGAGATAACCTTAGAGTACAAGCTCATGGAAAGAGTGGTAGGCGTTGAGAAAGTTGGCCCTGTAGAGCCGCTGAGAGCCGGTGAGGCCCTAATGATCAACGTCGGCACTGCGCTGTCCTTAGGTTTGGTGAGCTCTGTTAAGGGCGATGTAGTGCATCTCAAGCTAAGGATACCTGTTGTCGCCGAAAAAGGTCAACGCGTCGCTATCTCGAGACAGTACGGCGGTAGGTGGAGGCTGATAGGATACGGTTTTGTCCAGTAA
- a CDS encoding DUF402 domain-containing protein, producing MLRVRGIYSTSLVGLLDELGFTFSDITEKVKERIGHARSSKEPVAVTVKDLEDHKGIVVVGDSETVRLVAYGLAAVIPESFVVYVESGPYTSMAVRVLERVGEGLYRVELPSGKKGLLRTRRPVDAGMITVAYVVRPDPAEPFLSEGLAVVGRYARLVEQEKHSVSEHIWDQGRAAELLSLAQMLVPEGWGVKFRSSAGKAPLVEVMSEVKHLIERVAELKRKASKLEEPSHLASGEAIAFVHFSPTASVVLDRVRSRYFTTIPLHHLLKSTGSREVSERVDKLEAEGGCDKSTSFMLYADQLNRVLQAGTVTLVHRKLLGKHHTWVASATVSAEGFLLLSRSVRTEGVYDGVGIPKNVGDSILSVTWPLSRTVAHFYFDSKGKHKGAYININTPLDFFVEPRPTLTYIDLQVDVVRVDDKVRVIDEDEFQMLVSEGVIFERDASRYRCLARESANILARTAEPTDVAWALLEAQGKCFKGESVEEVAAALRRLRGLSDGRAFRALEDEVH from the coding sequence GTGCTGAGAGTTAGGGGGATCTACTCAACTTCACTTGTAGGGCTGCTAGATGAACTGGGGTTCACCTTCTCAGATATAACTGAAAAAGTTAAGGAAAGGATCGGGCACGCAAGGAGTTCAAAAGAGCCCGTAGCGGTGACGGTTAAGGACTTGGAAGACCACAAAGGTATCGTTGTTGTAGGCGATAGTGAGACGGTCCGGTTAGTAGCCTACGGCCTAGCAGCAGTTATTCCCGAAAGCTTTGTAGTGTACGTGGAGTCAGGACCCTACACATCTATGGCTGTTCGCGTTCTCGAGAGAGTTGGCGAGGGGCTGTACAGGGTTGAGTTGCCCTCCGGGAAGAAAGGGTTACTGAGAACCCGCCGGCCAGTCGATGCGGGAATGATCACCGTCGCTTACGTGGTGAGGCCTGACCCCGCTGAGCCGTTCCTCTCCGAGGGGCTCGCCGTAGTGGGGCGTTACGCGCGTCTCGTGGAGCAGGAAAAGCACAGCGTGAGCGAGCATATCTGGGACCAAGGTAGGGCTGCGGAGCTGCTCTCCCTGGCTCAGATGCTCGTGCCTGAAGGCTGGGGCGTGAAGTTCCGGAGCTCTGCGGGCAAGGCGCCTCTCGTAGAGGTGATGTCAGAGGTGAAGCATCTCATCGAGAGGGTAGCTGAGCTGAAGAGAAAGGCCAGCAAGTTAGAGGAGCCTTCTCATCTAGCGAGCGGCGAAGCGATAGCTTTCGTGCACTTCTCCCCCACCGCTTCGGTAGTGCTGGACAGGGTGCGGAGCAGGTACTTTACCACTATCCCGCTGCACCATTTGCTGAAGTCAACGGGTTCTCGAGAAGTTAGCGAGCGTGTTGATAAACTGGAAGCTGAGGGGGGCTGCGACAAAAGCACCTCCTTTATGCTTTACGCAGATCAACTCAATCGTGTCCTTCAAGCTGGAACAGTAACGCTCGTGCATAGAAAGCTACTGGGTAAGCACCACACGTGGGTTGCAAGTGCCACAGTTTCCGCGGAGGGCTTCCTCCTACTAAGCAGAAGTGTGCGCACAGAGGGTGTGTACGACGGGGTGGGTATCCCCAAGAATGTCGGTGACAGCATACTCTCCGTGACCTGGCCTCTCTCCCGAACGGTGGCCCACTTTTATTTCGACAGCAAAGGTAAGCATAAGGGAGCTTACATCAACATCAACACACCGCTGGACTTCTTCGTGGAGCCGCGCCCTACTTTAACGTACATCGACCTGCAAGTGGACGTTGTCAGAGTGGATGATAAAGTTCGGGTGATAGACGAGGATGAGTTTCAGATGCTAGTAAGCGAGGGGGTGATCTTCGAGCGTGATGCTTCTCGATACAGATGCCTGGCTCGCGAGTCGGCCAATATACTCGCGAGAACCGCCGAGCCGACTGACGTAGCTTGGGCTCTGCTGGAAGCTCAGGGAAAATGCTTTAAGGGAGAGAGCGTTGAGGAGGTGGCGGCAGCACTGAGAAGGTTAAGGGGGCTGAGCGATGGACGTGCTTTTCGCGCCTTGGAGGATGAAGTACATTAA